The Novosphingobium sp. G106 genome contains a region encoding:
- a CDS encoding transposase family protein — MPKHILPLIPRELLVEQVILDAERIVINCRSRPPAPRCPSCRRASSRMHSRYRRRIADLPWQRRPVILCVHVRRLRCINRRCAQRIFAERAESFASGHARRTKRLRDIQRSVGLSAAKRALVSSSGSACRSAPTRCAGSSMPRVR; from the coding sequence ATGCCCAAACATATCCTGCCGCTCATCCCACGCGAGCTGCTCGTTGAGCAGGTCATTCTCGATGCCGAGCGCATTGTAATCAATTGTCGATCTCGACCGCCCGCTCCGCGCTGTCCAAGCTGTCGGCGTGCGTCGTCGCGAATGCACAGTAGATACCGGCGGCGCATCGCTGATCTCCCGTGGCAGCGGCGCCCGGTAATACTATGCGTTCATGTCCGCCGGCTGCGGTGTATCAACCGGAGGTGCGCGCAGCGTATCTTCGCCGAGCGCGCCGAGAGTTTCGCCAGCGGCCACGCTCGCCGGACGAAGCGCCTGCGCGACATTCAGCGTTCGGTTGGTCTCTCGGCGGCGAAGCGGGCGCTCGTCTCATCGAGCGGCTCAGCATGCCGGTCAGCGCCGACACGATGCGCCGGATCGTCAATGCCGAGGG
- a CDS encoding ATP-binding protein, whose amino-acid sequence MLDRLQLSAIRDQLDTLLDEAARSKMTLREALAFFISREIARRDEHRISIASKLAQFPFVREIDASSSTLSLRSNPGQIRELVTCRWNRALRHDAVPRAS is encoded by the coding sequence ATGCTGGACCGGCTCCAGCTCTCGGCGATCCGGGACCAGCTCGACACGCTGCTCGACGAAGCGGCGCGCTCGAAAATGACCCTACGCGAAGCGCTCGCCTTCTTTATCTCCCGAGAGATCGCGCGTCGCGACGAGCACCGCATCTCCATTGCAAGCAAGCTTGCCCAGTTCCCGTTCGTGCGCGAGATCGACGCTTCGAGTTCGACGCTCAGCCTTCGCTCGAATCCTGGCCAGATCCGCGAACTCGTGACGTGCCGCTGGAATCGCGCACTTCGACACGACGCTGTTCCTCGGGCCTCCTAG
- a CDS encoding EAL domain-containing protein yields the protein MQLPGSAELNAWIDCAEPAGLEELERLGITNFLISALEDVKLGTWRLDRLTGIATWDTVTSVIVGAEAVPVTSGALLPVHEDDREWLAASIGRSFEEGTNYDAEFRAVGTDGDIRWQRSLARPLSASEGEESFLAGIVFDVTGRKRAQGALAESKRQLRAIIDALPGIVYRWEIQPPWQMSLVSEAAISLTGYSRRHFAMGLISWEDVIHPEDRHRAIATVARSVASKIPYSLRYRIVRRTGEIRWVEERGKAAYNEGGKPLCLEGFIGDVHDHVLAEQRIRETEERYRLATKATMDLIWDWDLVSDQLIWNEALHTCFGYKAEMGSTGRWWQDRIHPDDRDRIVADVEEFFRSGSSQYVGEYRFQRADGSYAEIYYRGYLLRDHAGAAVRMVGAMQDLSERKSTERQLVWAATRDPLTHLPNRSLFQQSLQEALQASKLEDVQLAVLLLDLDDFKQVNDTLGHDAGDALLRTFAARLTDCVSDQDLVARLGGDEFALILHDVIDEQQLKLRAKLILKTLKQPFVHDGSILDFRVSIGSALFPAHGCEPQELLKHADIALNVAKGSHRGDLVVFESQHRADLQKRLSMVAAARRAVRTDQIIPYYQPKVRLKDECIYGFEALLRWKHGRDGAVHLPGSIAAAFDDLEVACEISERMIDRVINDVRGWMDRGISFGHVAINASAAEFRGDQFGERLLDRLQAAKVPTSKIQLEVTETVFLGRGAECVERALKLLSEEGIRIALDDFGTGYASLRHLKQFPVDVIKIDQSFVGGMVSGGGDAAIVEAVVNLGRSLDIEVVAEGIESKLQEAVLLSLGCIYGQGFLYSKALPASGVIDLAQFTSAPKVSFDKMSTCPLGKAR from the coding sequence ATGCAACTACCTGGATCAGCAGAACTCAACGCCTGGATCGATTGCGCAGAGCCGGCGGGTCTGGAGGAGCTTGAACGCCTCGGTATAACCAATTTTCTGATATCGGCTCTGGAGGATGTGAAACTGGGAACGTGGCGGCTCGACAGGCTCACTGGCATAGCGACCTGGGACACTGTGACCAGCGTGATCGTTGGCGCGGAGGCGGTGCCTGTAACCTCCGGTGCTCTTTTGCCTGTTCATGAGGACGATCGAGAATGGTTGGCGGCGAGCATAGGGCGGAGCTTCGAAGAGGGGACGAACTATGACGCCGAGTTCCGCGCCGTGGGAACTGACGGGGATATCAGATGGCAGCGGAGTCTGGCGCGGCCGCTGTCGGCGAGCGAAGGTGAGGAAAGCTTTCTCGCCGGCATCGTTTTCGATGTCACCGGCCGCAAGCGTGCCCAAGGTGCCCTGGCCGAGAGCAAGCGCCAGCTGAGAGCAATTATCGACGCTCTTCCCGGCATTGTCTATCGCTGGGAGATCCAGCCACCCTGGCAGATGTCCTTGGTCAGCGAGGCGGCGATTTCGCTTACCGGCTATAGTCGGAGACACTTCGCTATGGGCCTAATCTCCTGGGAAGACGTTATCCATCCCGAAGACAGGCACCGTGCCATAGCCACCGTAGCCCGATCGGTCGCATCCAAGATACCCTACTCGCTTCGGTACCGCATCGTGCGTAGGACGGGCGAAATCCGGTGGGTCGAGGAGCGCGGCAAGGCGGCGTACAACGAAGGTGGAAAACCGCTTTGTCTCGAAGGTTTCATTGGAGACGTTCATGATCATGTATTGGCCGAGCAGCGCATTCGTGAGACCGAAGAGCGGTATCGACTGGCGACCAAGGCAACAATGGACCTAATCTGGGACTGGGACCTCGTCTCCGACCAGCTGATTTGGAACGAAGCGCTGCACACTTGTTTCGGGTACAAGGCGGAGATGGGGTCCACGGGGCGATGGTGGCAGGACAGGATTCATCCCGACGACCGGGACCGCATCGTCGCGGACGTTGAGGAGTTTTTTCGCAGCGGGTCCTCGCAATATGTGGGGGAGTATCGCTTTCAGCGGGCCGACGGGAGCTACGCGGAGATCTACTACCGTGGTTACCTCTTACGTGACCATGCCGGCGCGGCTGTTCGCATGGTAGGGGCGATGCAAGACCTCAGCGAACGCAAGAGTACTGAACGGCAACTGGTCTGGGCCGCGACCCGCGATCCGCTGACGCATCTACCTAATCGCTCCTTGTTCCAGCAATCACTCCAGGAAGCGCTGCAGGCATCAAAGCTTGAAGATGTGCAACTCGCGGTTTTGCTATTAGACTTAGACGACTTCAAGCAGGTCAACGACACACTAGGCCATGATGCTGGTGACGCTCTACTCAGGACATTTGCCGCCCGGCTGACCGACTGCGTATCGGATCAAGACCTTGTTGCCAGATTGGGCGGTGATGAGTTTGCCCTGATCTTGCACGACGTGATCGACGAACAGCAGCTCAAACTCCGTGCCAAACTGATTTTGAAGACGCTGAAACAGCCCTTTGTGCATGACGGAAGTATCCTGGATTTTCGCGTGAGCATTGGTTCTGCACTCTTTCCCGCCCATGGGTGCGAACCGCAAGAGTTGCTTAAGCATGCTGACATTGCCCTCAATGTTGCCAAAGGTTCGCATCGGGGCGATCTCGTAGTCTTCGAATCACAACACCGTGCAGACTTGCAAAAGCGCCTCTCCATGGTGGCGGCTGCAAGACGCGCGGTGCGGACCGATCAAATAATTCCCTACTATCAGCCGAAAGTCCGGCTCAAGGACGAATGCATATATGGGTTCGAAGCACTGCTCAGATGGAAACACGGCCGAGACGGTGCGGTTCACCTGCCGGGCAGTATTGCTGCAGCCTTTGATGATTTGGAAGTTGCCTGCGAGATCAGTGAGCGCATGATTGACCGCGTAATCAATGACGTACGTGGCTGGATGGATCGGGGAATTTCATTCGGACATGTGGCGATAAACGCTTCGGCAGCCGAGTTCCGTGGGGATCAGTTTGGCGAACGGCTCCTTGACCGTTTGCAGGCAGCCAAAGTGCCAACGAGCAAGATCCAGTTGGAAGTTACTGAAACGGTGTTTTTAGGGCGAGGCGCCGAATGTGTAGAGCGCGCCCTAAAGCTGCTGAGCGAAGAAGGCATTCGGATTGCGCTTGACGATTTTGGAACGGGCTATGCTTCGCTCCGTCATCTGAAACAGTTCCCAGTCGATGTCATCAAGATCGATCAGAGCTTTGTAGGAGGCATGGTCTCGGGGGGCGGCGACGCGGCCATCGTCGAAGCAGTTGTAAACCTCGGGCGCAGCTTGGACATCGAGGTTGTCGCAGAGGGTATCGAGAGCAAACTGCAAGAAGCAGTCCTGCTCTCCCTTGGATGCATATACGGACAAGGTTTCCTGTACTCCAAAGCATTACCAGCGAGCGGTGTTATTGACCTCGCGCAGTTCACGTCCGCTCCCAAGGTCAGCTTCGACAAAATGTCGACGTGCCCGCTTGGAAAGGCCAGGTGA
- a CDS encoding response regulator transcription factor, giving the protein MGSNVPRIEFGPPVVYVVDDDRDFRVSVVTLLSAGGVQVRPFAESHDLLREIDELPPGFILLDIRMPCIGGIDLLAMLRERDCHWPVAIMTAHGEIPLAVQAMRLGAIDFLEKPFTVEALDEVLRVAFEKLPDTVVKSQHRKAGHRIFSSLSPRQKQVFTGVIEGLTSKEMAIRYGISYRTVQSYRIDMMNKLGAKNLVDLLEINYAMHGMNARN; this is encoded by the coding sequence ATGGGCTCTAACGTGCCGCGAATAGAATTTGGGCCTCCGGTCGTATATGTTGTGGATGATGATCGTGATTTTCGCGTTTCCGTTGTGACGCTTCTGTCCGCCGGAGGCGTGCAGGTGCGTCCGTTCGCGGAATCGCACGATCTACTCCGTGAGATCGACGAGCTCCCGCCTGGCTTCATACTCCTCGACATCCGGATGCCCTGTATTGGCGGCATTGATCTACTCGCTATGCTCCGCGAGCGCGATTGCCATTGGCCCGTCGCTATCATGACCGCGCACGGGGAGATTCCTCTTGCGGTTCAGGCAATGAGGCTCGGTGCGATAGATTTTCTGGAGAAGCCATTCACGGTCGAAGCCCTAGATGAAGTTCTTCGAGTCGCGTTCGAAAAGTTGCCGGATACTGTCGTTAAATCGCAACACAGAAAGGCAGGCCATCGTATTTTTTCATCATTAAGCCCCCGACAGAAGCAAGTATTTACCGGGGTTATAGAGGGGTTAACAAGTAAGGAGATGGCCATTCGATACGGCATCAGCTATAGAACCGTACAAAGCTACCGGATTGATATGATGAACAAGCTCGGTGCGAAAAATCTTGTTGATTTACTGGAAATAAACTATGCTATGCATGGTATGAACGCACGAAATTGA